A window of Excalfactoria chinensis isolate bCotChi1 chromosome Z, bCotChi1.hap2, whole genome shotgun sequence contains these coding sequences:
- the ST8SIA3 gene encoding alpha-N-acetylneuraminate alpha-2,8-sialyltransferase ST8SIA3: MRSCKMVRVASVLGLVMLSIALLILSLISYVSLKKDNIFGAPRAAGPGGPRMYMFHAGFRSQFALKFLDPSFVPITNSLGQELQEKPSKWLFNRTAFAQQRQEILQHVDVIKNFSLTKSSVRIGQLMHYDYSSHKYVFSISNNFRSLLPDVSPILNKHYNVCAVVGNSGILTGSQCGQEIDKSDFVFRCNFAPTEAFQKDVGRKTNLTTFNPSILEKYYNNLLTIQDRNNFFLSLKKLDGAILWIPAFFFHTSATVTRTLVDFFVEHRGQLKVQLAWPGNIMQHVNRYWKNKHLSPKRLSTGILMYTLASAICEEIHLYGFWPFGFDPNTREDLPYHYYDKKGTKFTTKWQESHQLPAEFQLLYRMHGEGLAKLTLSHCA, from the exons ATGAGGAGCTGCAAGATGGTGCGGGTGGCCAGCGTGCTGGGGCTGGTGATGCTCAGCATCGCGCTGCTCATCCTCTCCCTCATCAGCTACGTCTCGCTCAAGAAGGACAACATCTTCGgcgcgccccgcgccgccggcCCGGGCGGGCCCCGCATGTACATGTTCCACGCGGGATTCAG GTCCCAGTTCGCGCTGAAGTTCCTGGACCCCTCGTTCGTCCCCATTACAAATTCGCTGGGCCaagagctgcaggagaagcCCTCCAAGTGGTTGTTCAACCGGACAGCGTTCGCACAGCAGAG aCAAGAAATCCTTCAGCATGTCGATGTCATAAAAAATTTTTCTTTGACCAAGAGTAGTGTTCGGATTGGACAGCTGATGCATTATGATTATTCCAGCCATAAGTATGTTTTTTCCATAAGCAATAACTTCAGATCACTGCTTCCAGATGTGTCGCCGATCTTGAATAAACATTACAATGTTTGTGCCGTGGTTGGAAACAGTGGAATCCTGACTGGGAGTCAGTGTGGGCAAGAAATAGATAagtctgattttgtttttcgCTGCAATTTTGCTCCAACTGAGGCATTCCAAAAAGATGTTGGGAGGAAAACCAATCTCACAACCTTCAACCCCAGCATCCTGGAGAAGTATTACAACAATCTTTTGACCATTCAGGATCGCAACAACTTCTTTCTGAGCTTAAAAAAGCTTGATGGGGCAATTCTTTGGATCCCCGCTTTCTTCTTCCACACGTCAGCAACGGTCACAAGAACACTGGTTGACTTCTTTGTTGAGCATCGAGGCCAACTAAAGGTCCAGTTGGCTTGGCCAGGAAATATAATGCAGCATGTTAACAG atactggaaaaacaaacacttgtcACCCAAGCGGCTGAGCACAGGTATTCTCATGTACACCCTTGCTTCTGCCATATGTGAAGAGATTCACTTGTATGGATTCTGGCCATTCGGGTTTGATCCCAACACGAGGGAGGACCTCCCGTACCACTACTATGACAAGAAAGGAACCAAGTTCACCACCAAGTGGCAAGAGTCccaccagctgcctgcagagttCCAGCTGCTCTACAGGATGCATGGTGAAGGACTGGCCAAACTGACCTTGTCGCATTGTGCCTAA